From a region of the Latilactobacillus sakei genome:
- a CDS encoding ABC transporter ATP-binding protein produces the protein MTPRMTLNQISYQITDNDDQKQLLNQLDLNINPGEFVVLLGANGAGKSTFFNTVAGDLTPTSGQIIFNGQEITKQSAQQRTRLMSRVYQDPKLGTAADMTVAENILLAMRRGQHRRLLPRRLKQQLPKIKALAKTLPNHLEQQLNRPVSTLSGGQRQTLNFLMATIQKPELLLLDEHTSALDAVSSQALMTFTDQTIRDNQLTCLMITHDLEDALRYGNRLLVLKAGQLIADFNAVEKQQLTTETLLNYLNA, from the coding sequence ATGACACCGCGTATGACTTTAAACCAAATAAGTTATCAGATCACAGATAATGATGACCAAAAACAATTACTCAACCAGTTAGACCTCAATATCAATCCCGGCGAATTCGTTGTGCTATTAGGAGCCAATGGTGCTGGCAAATCAACTTTTTTCAATACTGTTGCTGGTGATTTAACGCCAACTAGTGGTCAAATTATTTTTAACGGGCAAGAAATTACCAAGCAATCGGCCCAACAACGGACACGTTTAATGAGCCGGGTCTATCAAGATCCCAAACTAGGGACGGCCGCTGATATGACTGTTGCTGAAAACATCCTGTTGGCTATGCGGCGTGGACAACATCGCCGTTTATTGCCGCGTCGTCTAAAACAACAATTACCGAAAATTAAGGCCCTCGCCAAAACGTTACCTAACCATCTAGAACAACAGCTTAATCGACCAGTCAGTACCTTATCTGGTGGACAACGCCAAACCCTAAACTTCTTGATGGCAACGATTCAAAAACCCGAACTGCTACTATTGGATGAGCATACATCGGCCTTAGACGCCGTTTCAAGCCAGGCATTGATGACTTTTACAGATCAAACCATTCGGGACAATCAACTCACCTGTTTGATGATCACCCATGATTTGGAAGACGCCCTCCGTTATGGTAATCGCCTCTTAGTCTTAAAAGCCGGCCAACTAATTGCTGATTTTAACGCGGTGGAAAAACAACAACTGACAACTGAAACACTTCTCAACTATCTTAATGCCTAA
- the spxB gene encoding pyruvate oxidase → MTGTNTEMQKTIPASVAMLRVLESWGVDHVFGYPGGSFNSTMRALTIEQDRLKYIQVRHEQVGALAAAADAKLTGKIGVAFGSAGPGATNLLTGLYDAKEDHAPVLALIGQVPSTNMNYNYFQEFNENPMFDDVSVYNRLVMTPESLPYVVDKAIREAYKHKGVAVVIIPNNFGYVEIPDTPYSSSSPTDRKQVAGPAATDEEVDQFLAMVKDAKRPVIHVGRGIKDGGDQLVELSKKLQIPIVMTGLAKGLVPDSYEGNLGMANRAASKAADEIMAVSDLVIAIGADFPFANLIYRTHDFKFVQIDNDEAQFGRHHFLDLGIWSDATTFVEKVIARSQAVAPSPFFKAAVADMKNWQAYLDDLTNRPSDPLEFEPIYKEINRIAEPDAVFSIDVGDNIINSFRHLHLTPKNKWVISALFASMGSGVPGALAGQLSYPDRQVFNIAGDGAFSMVMQDLITEKKYQLPIINIITSNASLNFIKSEQDDLPMDYSGIFIEDQDFAMIAQAMGIESITVRSSKELPAAFDKALEVTKAGRPFLIDAKITDKRSIPVEELELTIKDGKLTESISASYDASRPAGKEYSVADFFAEYDGQSLKTLPELFAENGVEL, encoded by the coding sequence ATGACTGGTACAAATACTGAAATGCAAAAAACTATTCCAGCAAGCGTTGCAATGCTTCGTGTTCTTGAATCTTGGGGAGTTGACCACGTTTTTGGTTATCCTGGTGGCTCATTTAATTCAACAATGCGTGCGTTAACGATCGAACAAGATCGACTTAAATATATCCAAGTGCGTCACGAACAAGTTGGTGCACTTGCTGCCGCTGCTGATGCTAAATTAACAGGTAAAATTGGGGTTGCTTTTGGTTCTGCTGGTCCTGGTGCAACGAACCTTTTAACTGGCTTATACGATGCTAAAGAAGATCACGCACCCGTTTTGGCATTAATTGGCCAAGTGCCAAGTACGAATATGAACTACAATTACTTCCAAGAATTTAATGAAAATCCAATGTTTGACGACGTTTCCGTTTACAATCGACTTGTTATGACGCCAGAAAGCCTACCATATGTCGTTGATAAGGCTATCCGTGAAGCTTACAAACACAAGGGTGTCGCAGTTGTTATTATTCCTAATAACTTTGGTTACGTTGAAATTCCAGATACACCATACAGCTCAAGCTCACCAACAGATCGAAAACAAGTTGCCGGTCCTGCTGCGACTGACGAAGAAGTCGATCAATTCTTAGCAATGGTTAAAGACGCAAAACGGCCTGTGATCCACGTTGGTCGTGGGATTAAAGATGGCGGCGACCAACTCGTTGAATTATCGAAGAAATTACAAATTCCAATCGTCATGACTGGTCTTGCAAAAGGCTTAGTGCCTGATAGTTATGAAGGTAACTTAGGCATGGCTAACCGGGCTGCTTCAAAGGCGGCTGATGAAATCATGGCCGTTAGTGATCTAGTAATTGCCATCGGTGCTGACTTCCCATTTGCCAACTTAATTTACCGGACACATGACTTCAAGTTTGTCCAAATCGATAATGACGAAGCCCAATTTGGCCGTCATCATTTCTTAGACTTGGGAATCTGGTCAGATGCAACCACGTTTGTTGAAAAAGTAATTGCCCGTAGCCAAGCTGTTGCACCAAGTCCATTCTTCAAAGCGGCGGTTGCTGATATGAAGAACTGGCAAGCTTATCTTGATGACTTAACCAACCGGCCATCTGATCCGCTTGAATTTGAACCAATCTATAAAGAAATCAACCGGATTGCTGAACCAGATGCTGTCTTCTCAATCGACGTTGGTGATAATATCATCAATAGTTTCCGTCACTTACACTTAACCCCTAAGAATAAATGGGTGATTTCAGCCCTCTTTGCTTCAATGGGCTCAGGCGTCCCTGGTGCCTTAGCCGGTCAACTCAGCTATCCAGACCGTCAAGTCTTCAATATTGCTGGTGATGGTGCCTTTTCAATGGTGATGCAAGATTTAATCACCGAAAAGAAATATCAATTGCCAATCATCAACATCATCACTTCTAATGCCTCATTAAACTTCATTAAGAGTGAACAAGATGATTTACCAATGGATTATTCAGGAATCTTCATCGAAGATCAAGACTTCGCAATGATTGCTCAAGCAATGGGCATTGAATCAATTACCGTGCGTTCTTCTAAAGAACTACCGGCCGCTTTTGACAAAGCCCTTGAGGTCACAAAAGCAGGTCGCCCATTCTTGATTGATGCTAAAATCACTGATAAACGTAGTATCCCTGTTGAAGAATTAGAATTAACCATCAAAGATGGCAAGCTCACAGAATCAATTAGCGCAAGCTATGATGCTTCTCGTCCTGCTGGCAAAGAATACAGTGTGGCTGATTTCTTCGCTGAATACGATGGTCAATCACTTAAAACATTGCCAGAATTATTCGCAGAAAATGGCGTTGAACTCTAA
- a CDS encoding nicotinamide mononucleotide transporter, with protein sequence MQDSRAIASVFNPKWYIQQMKGWTTSSYGLLMFGLGFILAATISGGPMTGVSFLTMLAGMLGFTCTISITNTKPLNGVFGIISALIYIIVAYNAKNYNDMLLQTVYIIMLDIPVLLMPDWAQNVDKKVRGLASRGKGLRNWGLTLLFFAASVGLLYLWESHMTDSPRPLIDSIAASVGFTGALLTTLRFKESYYFWFIQSIVSITLWGITAMQGGSNWVLFFTYILYLSNDLVSFFDKNVVWFHPKETITEN encoded by the coding sequence ATGCAAGATAGTCGCGCAATTGCTAGTGTTTTTAATCCAAAGTGGTATATTCAACAAATGAAAGGGTGGACGACTAGTAGTTATGGTCTGTTAATGTTTGGTTTAGGTTTTATTTTGGCAGCCACGATTTCTGGTGGTCCCATGACCGGTGTGTCATTTTTAACGATGTTAGCAGGTATGCTAGGCTTTACATGTACGATTAGTATTACCAATACCAAACCCTTAAATGGTGTTTTTGGGATTATTTCTGCGTTAATCTACATTATTGTTGCTTATAACGCTAAAAACTATAATGATATGTTATTACAAACGGTCTACATTATTATGTTAGACATCCCGGTCTTATTAATGCCAGATTGGGCGCAAAACGTCGATAAAAAAGTCCGGGGTCTTGCCAGTCGCGGCAAGGGCCTGCGTAACTGGGGATTAACGTTATTATTCTTCGCTGCTTCAGTAGGATTGTTATATCTCTGGGAAAGTCATATGACAGACAGTCCACGACCATTGATTGATAGTATTGCCGCTTCAGTTGGCTTTACCGGTGCGTTATTGACAACGTTACGTTTTAAAGAAAGTTATTACTTCTGGTTTATCCAAAGTATTGTCTCAATTACTTTATGGGGGATTACAGCAATGCAAGGTGGTTCTAACTGGGTGTTATTCTTCACGTACATCTTGTACTTATCAAACGACTTAGTGTCATTTTTCGATAAGAATGTTGTTTGGTTCCATCCAAAAGAAACGATTACTGAAAACTAA
- a CDS encoding 4-carboxymuconolactone decarboxylase: MAKKQTAGRDLLGDFAPKFAELNDDVLFGQVWSRESELPAHQRSLITISALISGGNFEQLPAHLKIGKDNGITEAEIVEVITHLAFYVGWAKAWSAMNAAKTIYQA, translated from the coding sequence ATGGCAAAAAAACAAACAGCAGGTCGCGATTTATTGGGCGATTTTGCGCCTAAGTTCGCTGAATTAAATGATGATGTTTTATTTGGACAAGTCTGGTCAAGAGAATCAGAATTACCAGCGCATCAACGAAGCTTAATTACAATTAGCGCATTAATTTCTGGTGGTAATTTCGAACAATTACCAGCACACCTAAAGATTGGCAAGGATAACGGCATTACTGAGGCCGAAATTGTTGAAGTCATCACACATCTAGCCTTTTATGTCGGCTGGGCAAAAGCTTGGTCAGCAATGAACGCCGCCAAAACAATTTACCAGGCTTAA
- a CDS encoding cupin domain-containing protein produces the protein MVKNEQLKTEQLFTVGEPNVAYQDVFVGQSYLSMLVNEPDVNVGVGNVTFEPGCRNNWHIHHDGYQILLVTGGEGWYQEAGEAAQHLVPGDVIVTKDGIKHWHGATKDSWFSHVAITAGTPEWLEAVSDIDYDALEN, from the coding sequence ATGGTCAAAAATGAACAATTGAAAACAGAACAATTATTTACAGTGGGCGAACCGAATGTCGCTTACCAAGACGTCTTTGTTGGGCAAAGTTATTTATCCATGCTAGTTAACGAACCAGACGTCAATGTGGGTGTCGGAAATGTCACGTTTGAACCAGGCTGTCGTAACAACTGGCACATTCATCATGATGGCTATCAAATTTTATTAGTTACTGGTGGTGAAGGCTGGTATCAAGAAGCTGGTGAAGCAGCGCAACATTTGGTGCCTGGTGATGTGATTGTCACTAAAGACGGTATTAAGCATTGGCATGGTGCCACTAAGGATAGTTGGTTTAGCCACGTCGCAATCACAGCTGGGACACCGGAATGGCTAGAAGCCGTTTCTGATATTGATTACGACGCATTAGAAAACTAA
- a CDS encoding MerR family transcriptional regulator: protein MAEKQYKIGEFAALVGLSTYTLRYYEEQGLIKPQRDPAGLRYYTLADVKWVGFILHLKGTGMRINELQNYVKLRAQGDSTIEARKALLQQVKARAEAEVAELQANLAIMGRKIDWYDGKLDHSIDQSESFETYLQRFES, encoded by the coding sequence TTGGCAGAAAAACAGTATAAAATTGGTGAATTTGCAGCCTTAGTAGGATTATCAACCTACACGTTACGTTATTATGAGGAACAAGGCTTAATTAAACCGCAACGGGATCCAGCTGGGCTACGCTATTACACGTTAGCCGATGTTAAATGGGTTGGTTTTATCCTCCACCTAAAAGGCACCGGAATGCGGATCAATGAGCTACAAAACTATGTTAAGCTACGGGCGCAAGGAGATTCGACAATTGAGGCGCGTAAGGCATTATTGCAGCAGGTTAAAGCACGGGCTGAAGCTGAAGTCGCTGAACTGCAAGCGAACTTGGCGATTATGGGCCGCAAAATTGATTGGTATGATGGCAAATTGGACCATTCAATAGATCAATCAGAAAGTTTCGAAACTTATTTACAACGATTTGAATCATAA
- a CDS encoding SGNH/GDSL hydrolase family protein — protein sequence MRQYQHLTVLGDSITDQRNHYAHQWYYQWLAAWLAIPKTTNLGISGSTVAQPYDPMVNRWQLIPTDTDLLLIYAGINDFGRDVPLGQLGDQTTVTFYGALQQMLGQISKHYPQATVYFISHVQIGTDFFPTINQSGYRQTDYENAIVQVTELLGIVHISLFNEETLSFANAQQAETLSLDSLHPNDAGHEKIARFLITKIDH from the coding sequence GTGAGACAGTATCAACATTTAACGGTTTTAGGGGATAGTATCACTGATCAACGAAACCACTATGCGCATCAATGGTATTACCAATGGTTGGCGGCTTGGTTAGCGATTCCTAAGACGACTAATCTCGGTATTTCAGGTTCGACAGTTGCCCAACCATATGATCCAATGGTCAACCGCTGGCAGCTGATTCCCACTGATACAGATTTATTATTAATCTATGCTGGCATTAATGATTTTGGTCGTGATGTCCCGTTAGGCCAACTTGGTGACCAAACAACCGTGACTTTTTATGGCGCATTGCAACAAATGCTTGGTCAGATTAGTAAACATTATCCGCAAGCAACGGTTTATTTTATATCGCATGTCCAGATTGGCACCGATTTTTTCCCGACCATCAATCAAAGTGGCTATCGACAAACCGATTACGAAAACGCAATTGTCCAAGTCACCGAATTATTAGGGATTGTGCATATCAGTCTCTTTAACGAAGAGACACTATCCTTTGCCAATGCGCAGCAAGCAGAGACTCTTAGTCTTGACAGCTTGCATCCCAATGATGCCGGTCATGAAAAGATTGCCCGGTTTCTGATAACAAAAATTGATCATTAA
- a CDS encoding PTS glucose transporter subunit IIA, with protein MKKAPAGQLTAPVTGHYLPLEKVTDEVFASKAVGDGFAIVPDEMTNTINAPVDGVVSSIFPTKHAILIKTKQGVEVLIHMGIDTVELQGAPFEMHVEADFKVKAGEPLVTIDWAQLKAADKANTIMVVSSNAVFTPAEPLPAVVTTDSVIGQFDLMAE; from the coding sequence ATGAAAAAAGCACCGGCGGGCCAACTAACTGCGCCGGTTACGGGTCACTATTTACCCCTCGAAAAAGTAACAGACGAAGTCTTTGCTAGTAAAGCAGTGGGTGATGGTTTTGCCATCGTACCGGACGAAATGACCAATACGATTAATGCGCCAGTCGATGGCGTGGTTAGTTCAATCTTCCCAACCAAACATGCGATCTTGATTAAAACGAAACAAGGTGTTGAAGTCTTGATTCATATGGGAATTGATACGGTTGAATTACAAGGCGCACCGTTTGAGATGCATGTGGAAGCTGATTTTAAAGTAAAAGCCGGCGAACCACTGGTGACAATCGACTGGGCACAACTAAAAGCCGCGGATAAAGCCAATACAATTATGGTCGTCAGCAGTAATGCGGTGTTTACACCAGCCGAACCACTACCAGCTGTAGTGACGACGGACAGTGTCATCGGTCAGTTCGATTTAATGGCGGAATAA
- a CDS encoding alpha,alpha-phosphotrehalase, producing MKWWQKATVYQIYPRSFQDSNGDGIGDINGIIQRLDYLQDLGIELIWLTPMYVSPGRDNGYDIADYYQIDPIFGDLTDFERLLKEAHQRGIKIMMDMVVNHTSDQHRWFQESLKGKDNPYHDYYLWRDPVDGHEPNNWLSKFSGSAWEYVPALDQYYLHLYEKRMPDLNWRNPQLREEIYQMMQFWADLGIDGLRLDVINNISKDKDFPNDTFATPSDDGRNFYTNGPHVHEYIHEMYERVFGPNNFVTVGELSSTPVSEAIRYTNPEREELSMAFTFHHVKVDYTGGKKWTLGQYRLSDLKRILSQWQTEMAAGGGWNALFWSNHDQPRAISRFLDDGQYRDQSAKLLALVEFGLQGTPYIYQGEEIAMKNANFTSIDQYQDAESVNAYHQMLADGISEALAIQILQQKSRENCRIPMQWDLTANHGFTTGTPWLQPVVADDYSVATKAQAPDSVFAFYQQLVALRKTEPVLIEGQYQLLAPEDEAVYTYQRQLDHKKVRVIANFTDQTQQRANADVKAVMMSNYPDQQLTADKITLRPYEAVMLELE from the coding sequence ATGAAATGGTGGCAAAAAGCAACAGTTTATCAAATTTATCCACGGAGTTTTCAAGATTCAAATGGGGATGGCATCGGTGATATCAATGGCATTATCCAACGTTTAGATTATTTACAAGACTTGGGAATTGAATTAATTTGGCTAACACCGATGTATGTCTCGCCAGGTCGCGACAATGGGTATGATATCGCGGACTACTATCAAATCGATCCGATTTTTGGGGACTTAACTGATTTTGAACGTCTCTTGAAAGAGGCCCATCAACGCGGGATTAAAATTATGATGGATATGGTGGTCAACCATACTTCAGATCAACACCGTTGGTTCCAAGAAAGTTTGAAGGGCAAGGACAATCCTTATCACGATTATTATCTATGGCGTGATCCTGTTGATGGTCATGAACCGAACAATTGGTTATCTAAATTTAGTGGTAGTGCTTGGGAGTATGTCCCCGCGTTAGATCAGTATTACTTGCATTTATACGAGAAGCGGATGCCTGATTTAAACTGGCGCAACCCGCAATTACGTGAAGAAATCTATCAAATGATGCAATTTTGGGCTGATTTAGGAATTGATGGTTTACGACTAGACGTTATCAATAACATCTCGAAGGATAAAGATTTTCCTAACGATACCTTTGCGACACCAAGTGATGATGGCCGTAACTTTTATACCAATGGGCCGCACGTCCATGAATATATTCATGAAATGTACGAACGCGTCTTTGGGCCTAACAACTTTGTGACAGTTGGTGAATTATCATCAACCCCCGTCTCAGAAGCGATTCGGTATACGAATCCAGAACGCGAAGAACTCTCGATGGCGTTTACCTTCCATCACGTCAAAGTGGATTATACGGGTGGTAAAAAGTGGACATTAGGGCAATACCGGTTATCTGATTTGAAGCGGATTTTAAGTCAATGGCAAACTGAAATGGCAGCGGGCGGTGGCTGGAACGCCTTGTTCTGGTCAAATCACGATCAACCTCGGGCAATTTCACGCTTTTTAGACGATGGTCAATATCGGGATCAATCCGCTAAGTTACTGGCATTAGTTGAATTTGGATTACAAGGCACACCGTATATTTATCAAGGGGAAGAAATTGCGATGAAGAACGCTAATTTCACTTCGATTGATCAATATCAAGACGCTGAATCGGTTAATGCGTATCACCAAATGTTAGCTGATGGTATTAGTGAAGCATTGGCGATCCAAATCTTGCAACAAAAATCGCGTGAAAATTGTCGGATTCCAATGCAATGGGATCTGACAGCCAATCACGGTTTTACAACTGGCACACCTTGGTTGCAACCGGTTGTTGCGGATGACTATTCGGTGGCAACTAAAGCCCAAGCCCCTGACAGCGTCTTTGCCTTTTACCAACAGCTAGTAGCGCTGCGTAAGACTGAACCAGTCCTCATTGAAGGCCAGTATCAATTATTGGCACCAGAAGATGAAGCGGTTTATACTTATCAACGCCAATTAGATCATAAAAAAGTGCGTGTGATCGCAAACTTTACAGATCAAACACAACAACGCGCTAACGCGGACGTTAAAGCGGTGATGATGAGTAATTATCCAGACCAACAATTAACGGCTGACAAAATCACATTACGTCCATATGAAGCCGTTATGTTAGAACTTGAATGA
- a CDS encoding PTS glucose transporter subunit IIBC: protein MAQKDYSQLAKAIVAGVGGKENIDSLIHCITRLRFYLKDESKAQTETIKALDGVINVQKASGQYQVVIGNQVTAVYDAVIAEIGSEFADEEETAQVVATTKRKQNLTPWGRVKDAFSQLIGVITGAMSPIVGILAAGGILKGVLAMLTMPQLGALVSQKSEFYIILSAMGDAVFYFLPMLVGFTAAKKLKGDPVLTAVIGGVLVHPSLVALNGKSLLEIGSLNFPMVNYTYSIFPMILAAWLVARLTKWVKSWLPGYLQIIFTPLIVIAVVAAITLYITGPAIIWLSNGLAFGIQFLLLKSGWLSGLLIGGFYQVLVIFGLHWGILPIIANDVATSGHSYLNAILSTTMVAQGAAVLAVAIKTRKTALKELSFAGAISAFCGVTEPAIYGINLKYKRVFISGLIGSAAGGFVSGLLHGNMFGFAGSWIGFASFLDPKHPADLSNLWIFIAASAVATIVPFIVTYVWGYNDQMQEGQGMAKPQKPGTTKKVTA, encoded by the coding sequence ATGGCACAAAAAGATTATTCACAACTCGCAAAAGCAATCGTTGCCGGTGTCGGGGGCAAAGAAAATATCGATAGTTTAATTCATTGTATTACACGGCTTCGGTTTTATTTAAAAGATGAATCAAAAGCACAAACCGAAACAATCAAAGCTTTGGATGGCGTCATTAATGTGCAAAAAGCATCCGGTCAATATCAAGTGGTGATTGGCAATCAGGTGACAGCGGTTTATGATGCCGTAATTGCTGAAATTGGTTCTGAGTTTGCTGACGAAGAGGAAACAGCCCAAGTAGTGGCAACCACCAAAAGAAAACAGAACCTAACCCCATGGGGACGGGTGAAGGACGCTTTTAGTCAATTAATTGGTGTGATCACCGGTGCCATGAGTCCTATTGTCGGAATCTTAGCTGCCGGCGGGATTTTAAAAGGCGTATTAGCAATGTTAACGATGCCACAACTAGGCGCGTTAGTGAGTCAAAAGAGTGAATTCTATATTATTTTAAGTGCAATGGGCGATGCTGTCTTTTACTTCTTACCAATGTTAGTTGGTTTTACAGCCGCTAAAAAATTAAAAGGCGATCCGGTCTTAACCGCGGTTATCGGGGGCGTTTTAGTCCACCCATCATTAGTCGCTTTAAACGGTAAATCACTTCTTGAGATTGGTTCGTTAAACTTCCCAATGGTGAACTATACGTATTCAATTTTTCCAATGATTTTAGCAGCCTGGTTGGTTGCTAGATTAACAAAATGGGTTAAGAGTTGGTTGCCAGGCTACTTACAAATTATCTTTACACCACTAATTGTTATTGCCGTTGTTGCAGCTATTACACTTTATATTACAGGTCCAGCAATTATTTGGTTATCAAACGGTTTAGCCTTTGGGATTCAATTCTTACTCTTAAAGAGTGGTTGGTTATCCGGTTTATTAATCGGTGGCTTCTATCAAGTGCTTGTTATCTTCGGGCTTCATTGGGGGATTTTACCAATCATTGCCAACGACGTGGCCACTTCCGGACACAGTTATTTAAACGCAATTTTAAGTACGACGATGGTTGCCCAAGGGGCTGCTGTATTAGCAGTGGCGATTAAGACTCGAAAAACAGCTTTAAAAGAATTATCATTTGCTGGTGCCATTTCAGCTTTCTGTGGGGTAACAGAACCCGCTATTTATGGGATTAACTTGAAATACAAACGAGTTTTCATCTCTGGGTTAATCGGTTCCGCAGCTGGTGGTTTTGTCAGCGGCTTATTGCATGGTAATATGTTCGGTTTTGCTGGTTCATGGATTGGCTTTGCATCATTCTTGGATCCCAAACACCCAGCAGATTTATCAAACCTCTGGATTTTCATTGCCGCTTCAGCGGTTGCAACAATTGTGCCATTCATCGTCACTTATGTTTGGGGTTACAACGACCAAATGCAAGAAGGCCAAGGAATGGCTAAACCACAAAAACCAGGTACGACTAAAAAAGTAACAGCATAG